A window of the Cheilinus undulatus linkage group 21, ASM1832078v1, whole genome shotgun sequence genome harbors these coding sequences:
- the LOC121529088 gene encoding dehydrogenase/reductase SDR family member 7C-B-like, with protein sequence MDPLWTTTVLLVPCVVVLTAGFFYLYGAVIGLLSKTSVRNKVVVISDSLSGLGKECASVFHSGGARLILCGKSWEKLVELADDLANASDPTLTFPPKLVLLDFGDLESLPEAIEEILECYGCLDILILNSSMKVKAPAQTVSLQMDKLLMDNNYFGPATLAKGVLPSMISRRTGHLLLVNSIQGKIAVPFRTAYAASKHAVQAFFDCLRAEVEEYGISVSTINHTFISSSATECPSSKSIWSLLYTKKPLGVSPDEAAAEIMKTLSNKRKEVLIAPSLPKMALYTRSFFPNVFFAVMAAGVNHAAASENM encoded by the exons ATGGATCCACTGTGGACCACCACGGTTCTGCTGGTGCCGTGTGTAGTCGTGCTAACAGCTGGCTTTTTCTACCTGTACGGCGCAGTTATCGGCCTGCTGTCCAAAACATCAGTGCGCAATAAGGTGGTGGTCATCTCTGATTCTTTGTCTGGGCTTGGAAAAG AATGTGCTAGTGTTTTTCATAGTGGGGGAGCCAGGCTGATCCTGTGTGGGAAAAGTTGGGAGAAGCTTGTAGAGCTTGCAGATGATTTGGCAAACGCCTCAGACCCAACTCTG ACATTCCCTCCTAAACTGGTGCTGCTGGATTTTGGAGACCTGGAGAGCTTGCCCGAGGCCATTGAGGAGATCCTGGAATGTTACGGCTGCCTGGACATCCTCATCCTCAACAGCAGCATGAAGGTGAAAGCCCCCGCTCAGACTGTGTCTCTGCAGATGGATAAACTGCTGATGGACAACAACTACTTTGGACCAGCAACGCTCGCCAAAG GTGTACTGCCATCGATGATCTCCAGGAGGACCGGTCACCTGCTGCTAGTCAACAGCATCCAGGGGAAAATAGCTGTACCATTTCGGACTGCAT ATGCAGCCTCCAAACATGCAGTTCAGGCATTCTTTGACTGTCTGagagctgaggtggaggagtATGGCATCTCTGTGAGCACAATCAACCACACCTTCATCAGCAGCTCAGCCACTGAATGTCCCTCCTCCAAATCCATCTGGTCCC TGCTGTACACAAAGAAACCTCTTGGGGTTTCTCCAGATGAGGCAGCAGCTGAGATCATGAAAACTTTGAGTAACAAAAGGAAAGAGGTGCTGATCGCTCCCTCGCTCCCAAAGATGGCTCTCTACACCAGGTCCTTCTTCCCAAACGTCTTCTTTGCTGTGATGGCTGCAGGTGTAAACCATGCAGCTGCCTCTGAGAACATGTGA
- the LOC121503828 gene encoding transcription factor 20-like → MDVSSQDPSLLVMDLSKGYSAPPLIPRHTEAKKPEWYHRRPPSSEISSSYRSRPSSSYTSLDPGPPVLCRDMDQSPESLGNYMNSTLTPRLDLYRVDGAGRVGVHGSLWHPGFYGPNQTGDAGPESSGGEESDSGSDVIFLVSSSKEPLLCSPFMQDGVGHMAEPLSPTVSSLDEGQVCYHLPQPLSSPSPDSSYSDDSSDSSVDIPVHHTRPVVLLSDLSTGFRNPPESAGDVSSEDSDVIEVSVSNKKKKRAFLCKKKEVEKAPEREVRRSSRVTKSTPEPPASPCSTRRSVLMRRAKKDAVGIYNESGDSDDLLEYAARMSSSDEEETLLEPNKLQRLSSNSNQSDMDSQTSRKSVQKETVSHRRLSKSVGRKQKTRLTACETKTIRRTEQKQKSRINSMAQSNESAVKQKPAMKRRRKCRSKTGASPRFLPNEPEIKLRHISVAEKKKEKEKMSGFFRPFIHIEQRRCTVINFQREEETVRSRGERQQQISRTKSLSGFVPNSSCFQLGRLGPDSLGQTTLRCCLCGQTANAMGLGDLHGPYILSSPSVDCQVQDQEENRASGTEQEKSSCELVNGDAENLSSLKDLNPKVSPHLDECWIHEDCGIWSAGVFLVQGKLYGLQEAAQLAQKTVCSDCKQTGAIMGCFQKGCELNYHYRCAIQSGCVLNEENFSVLCPEHKNRMFSTVTRRHRR, encoded by the exons ATGGATGTGTCCTCTCAGGATCCATCTCTCCTAGTCATGGACCTTTCTAAGGGTTACTCTGCCCCTCCCCTGATCCCCCGACACACCGAAGCCAAGAAACCTGAGTGGTACCACCGCCGACCCCCCAGCTCAGAAATCAGCTCTTCCTACAGATCCAGGCCCTCATCTTCATATACCTCCCTGGACCCAGGTCCTCCTGTCCTCTGCAGGGACATGGATCAGAGTCCTGAGTCTCTTGGAAACTACATGAATTCGACACTCACTCCCAGACTTGATCTTTACCGCGTGGACGGTGCAGGTAGAGTTGGAGTCCATGGCAGCCTGTGGCATCCAGGTTTCTACGGACCAAATCAGACAGGGGATGCAGGTCCTGAGAGCAGCGGGGGGGAGGAGAGCGACAGCGGCTCAGATGTGATCTTTCTTGTGTCTTCGTCCAAAGAGCCGCTTTTGTGCAGTCCATTCATGCAGGACGGAGTAGGACACATGGCGGAGCCGCTGTCCCCCACTGTGTCCTCACTGGATGAGGGACAAGTCTGTTACCACCTCCCCCAGCCTCTGAGCTCCCCTAGTCCTGACAGCTCATACTCTGATGATTCGTCAGACAGCTCGGTGGACATCCCTGTCCATCACACACGGCCTGTCGTCCTCCTGTCAGACCTCAGCACTGGGTTCAGAAACCCTCCTGAGTCCGCAGGGGATGTCTCCAGTGAAGACAGTGATGTGATCGAAGTTTCAGTTTccaacaagaaaaagaaaagggcaTTTCTTTGTAAGAAGAAGGAAGTGGAAAAAGCTCCAGAGAGAGAGGTGAGACGCAGCTCCAGGGTCACAAAGTCCACCCCTGAGCCTCCAGCGTCCCCCTGCAGCACAAGAAGGAGCGTCTTGATGAGACGAGCCAAAAAGGATGCAGTGGGAATCTACAATGAAAGTGGGGACTCTGATGACCTGTTGGAGTATGCAGCCAGAATGTCCAGCTCAGACGAGGAGGAGACGCTCTTGGAGCCCAACAAGCTGCAGAGACTGAGTAGCAACTCAAACCAGTCTGACATGGACTCACAGACAAGTAGGAAGTCAGTGCAGAAAGAGACGGTGTCTCACCGTAGACTGTCTAAAAGCGTTGGTCGTAAGCAAAAGACAAGGCTCACTGCTTGCGAAACCAAAACGATAAGAAGAACTGAGCAGAAACAAAAGAGCAGAATCAATTCAATGGCCCAAAGCAATGAGTCAGCAGTCAAACAGAAACCTGCAATGAAGCGGAGGAGAAAATGTCGCTCAAAGACAGGAGCGTCTCCTCGTTTTCTTCCCAACGAGCCTGAGATCAAACTGAGACACATTAGCGttgcagagaaaaagaaagagaaggagaagatGTCTGGGTTTTTCCGTCCATTCATTCACATAGAACAGAGGAGGTGTACTGTCATAAACTttcagagggaggaagagacagtgaggagcagaggagaaagACAGCAGCAAATCAGCAGGACTAAGTCTCTGTCTGGGTTTGTCCCTAACTCGTCCTGTTTCCAGCTGGGCCGTTTGGGACCAGATAGCCTGGGTCAGACCACGTTAAGATGCTGTCTGTGTGGTCAGACAGCCAATGCCATGGGCCTCGGAGATCTTCACGGCCCGTACATCCTCTCCAGCCCATCTGTGGACTGTCAGGTTCAGGACCAGGAGGAGAACAGGGCTTCGGGGACTGAACAAGAAAAGAGTTCATGTGAACTTGTAAACGGCGACGCAGAAAATCTTTCCTCTCTTAAAGATCTGAACCCTAAGGTGTCTCCTCACCTGGATGAGTGCTGGATCCATGAGGACTGTGGGATCTGGTCTGCTGGAGTCTTCCTGGTTCAAGGAAAGCTGTACGGATTGCAAGAGGCAGCTCAGCTTGCACAGAAAACT GTGTGCTCAGACTGCAAACAGACAGGTGCAATCATGGGATGTTTCCAGAAGGGCTGTGAATTAAACTACCACTACAGATGTGCCATCCAGTCAG gTTGTGTATTAAACGAAGAAAACTTTTCAGTTCTCTGCCCGGAGCACAAG aacagGATGTTCAGTACAGTAACCAGACGACACAGGAGGTGA